In Polaribacter sp. Hel_I_88, the following proteins share a genomic window:
- a CDS encoding rhomboid family intramembrane serine protease — MNNKLTGVIKHLIIINVIVFLVPQLLQLDLTNMLALHFPENENFGFWQYVTHMFMHGSFPHILFNMYGLWAFGTPLEQMWGKNKFIFFYFSAGIGAGLIYTLVNYYQFNSAFEKLLELGSTKSEIMELMNPTLVYQNEYLQTVNSLYTTPAVGASGAVYGVLVAFGLYFKDAKLALIFFPVPIAAKYFIPVMILGDLFFGMTKYSVGNIAHFAHIGGALIGFIIAYYWKRNHFKSI, encoded by the coding sequence ATGAATAATAAACTAACAGGTGTCATAAAACATCTTATCATTATAAACGTAATTGTATTTCTTGTTCCGCAATTATTACAATTAGATTTAACCAATATGTTGGCACTGCATTTTCCAGAAAATGAAAATTTTGGTTTTTGGCAATATGTAACGCACATGTTTATGCACGGAAGTTTTCCACACATTTTATTTAACATGTATGGTTTGTGGGCTTTTGGAACTCCTTTAGAACAAATGTGGGGAAAAAATAAATTTATATTTTTCTACTTTTCTGCTGGAATTGGAGCTGGACTTATTTATACTTTAGTTAATTATTATCAGTTTAATAGTGCATTTGAAAAACTATTGGAATTAGGCTCAACAAAATCAGAAATAATGGAGCTAATGAATCCTACTTTAGTTTATCAAAATGAATATTTACAAACAGTAAATTCATTATACACAACTCCAGCAGTTGGAGCATCTGGAGCAGTGTATGGAGTTTTAGTGGCTTTTGGTTTGTATTTTAAAGATGCAAAATTAGCATTGATATTTTTCCCAGTGCCAATTGCCGCAAAATATTTTATTCCTGTAATGATTTTAGGTGATTTATTCTTTGGAATGACAAAATATTCTGTGGGTAATATTGCACACTTTGCGCATATTGGAGGTGCACTTATTGGTTTTATCATCGCTTATTATTGGAAAAGAAATCATTTTAAATCGATATAA
- a CDS encoding rhomboid family intramembrane serine protease: protein MSFVDDIKRRYISGNIVEKLIIINIAVFILALLMSVFSGLYNNEASFITTWFSLDDDYSSLFTKPWSIVSYGFLHAGFIHILFNLIALYFIGNLFLEYFTQKQLLSFYLIGTFFGGVLYLVSQNYFPLFEGRNSYLVGASAGVSAIFIGIATYIPNYQLKIRFIGFVKLWHLAAIWIGLDIIGLVGTNAGGSFAHLGGALFGFLYVRKASNKDIKLFDTLGNLFKKKEKPLKTVYKSKEKKQKTSNTNLNQQQIDAILDKISKSGYDTLTASEKEFLFKQGKK from the coding sequence ATGAGTTTTGTAGACGACATAAAAAGAAGATATATTTCTGGAAATATAGTTGAAAAACTAATCATTATAAATATTGCTGTTTTTATTTTAGCTTTGTTAATGAGCGTATTTTCTGGTCTTTATAATAACGAAGCTAGTTTTATTACTACGTGGTTTTCTTTAGACGATGATTACAGCTCTCTCTTTACAAAACCTTGGTCTATAGTTTCTTACGGATTTTTACATGCAGGTTTTATTCATATCTTATTCAATTTAATTGCTTTATATTTTATTGGGAATCTCTTTTTAGAATATTTTACACAGAAACAATTATTAAGTTTTTATTTAATTGGTACTTTTTTTGGAGGCGTTTTATACCTGGTAAGTCAAAATTATTTTCCGCTTTTTGAAGGAAGAAATTCTTATTTAGTAGGAGCTTCTGCAGGAGTTTCTGCGATTTTTATAGGTATTGCAACTTACATTCCAAATTATCAACTTAAAATACGTTTTATAGGTTTTGTAAAATTGTGGCATTTAGCTGCAATTTGGATTGGCTTGGATATTATTGGTTTAGTTGGCACAAATGCAGGTGGAAGTTTCGCACATTTAGGAGGCGCTTTATTCGGTTTTTTATATGTTCGAAAAGCAAGTAATAAAGATATTAAACTATTTGACACTCTTGGAAATCTATTTAAAAAGAAAGAAAAACCTTTAAAAACGGTTTACAAATCGAAAGAAAAAAAGCAAAAAACTTCAAATACAAATTTAAATCAACAACAAATTGATGCAATTTTGGATAAGATTAGCAAATCTGGTTATGACACATTAACAGCATCAGAAAAAGAATTTTTATTTAAACAAGGCAAAAAATAG
- a CDS encoding endonuclease/exonuclease/phosphatase family protein: MPSFAILSLLVPILICVNIIFLVYWLINLKKQLLLSTIILVIGWFFTPPFYKLTENTSSLNDDLKVMTYNVRMFNHWKWIDDETIPKKINAFIEDKSPDILLFQEYYSLEKQQFSYPYKYIKTKNENAKIGLAIYSKFPIINSGSLQLENTSNNIIFADILKKKDTIRVYNLHLQSLQLRPDEENFGEADSEKLLARLRDGFKQQALQTEVFLAHEKGWKGKKIVAGDFNNTSYSWVYNQISEDKKDAFIEAGKGFGKTFNYWFPMRIDFILTDENAIINTFHSFSEKNSDHFPILAKINW, translated from the coding sequence ATGCCGAGTTTTGCAATTCTGAGTTTGTTAGTGCCTATTTTAATCTGTGTTAATATAATTTTTTTAGTGTATTGGCTCATCAACCTAAAAAAACAGTTGCTTTTATCAACTATAATTTTAGTGATTGGTTGGTTTTTTACACCTCCATTTTATAAACTTACAGAAAATACATCGTCTTTAAATGATGATTTAAAAGTGATGACCTATAATGTAAGAATGTTTAACCATTGGAAATGGATTGATGATGAAACTATCCCTAAAAAAATTAATGCTTTTATTGAAGATAAATCACCTGATATTTTATTATTTCAAGAATACTACAGTTTAGAGAAACAACAGTTTTCATATCCTTACAAATACATAAAAACAAAAAACGAAAATGCAAAAATTGGCTTGGCTATTTACTCTAAATTTCCAATAATAAATTCAGGTTCTTTACAGTTAGAAAACACATCAAACAATATTATTTTTGCAGATATTCTCAAGAAAAAAGATACTATTAGAGTTTACAACTTGCACTTACAATCTTTACAATTAAGACCTGATGAAGAAAATTTTGGAGAAGCAGATTCAGAAAAATTACTAGCAAGATTAAGAGATGGTTTTAAACAACAAGCTTTACAAACTGAAGTTTTTTTAGCGCATGAAAAAGGTTGGAAAGGTAAAAAAATTGTTGCTGGCGATTTCAATAACACTTCTTATTCTTGGGTGTATAATCAAATTTCAGAAGATAAAAAAGATGCTTTTATTGAAGCTGGTAAAGGATTTGGAAAAACATTTAATTATTGGTTTCCTATGAGGATCGATTTTATTTTAACGGATGAAAATGCAATCATTAATACATTCCATTCTTTTTCAGAAAAAAATTCAGACCACTTTCCTATTCTTGCTAAAATAAATTGGTAA
- a CDS encoding NAD(P)/FAD-dependent oxidoreductase, with translation MQTIEKTAVCIIGAGPAGAATSMMLSNLKIHHYIIDKAVFPRDKTCGDGLILYAYKSMELLGGNLFQNFLKNPKFIHSKNIQLHIADNFRVNFKESNDRNMVISYAKRIDFDDFLVNHLSEKYAHKNFGSAVKTIENRENGVFLTLKNGKEILSKVIVGADGAQSIVARKLAKNKPNSKLMSTFVCAYFKDVKNLPLKNDAEVRLIYKNVLLFFYVFPLADGHVNVSLGGRSDQIKKHQINLVEEIEHIIKTHNKVKDKFLGATKVGSWRGWTIPFHFGTQKIVGDRYLLVGDAAGLSNAFYKEGIGTGMMSGIIAAKNIEKCLLQNNFSENFLRNYEEEIKNEFHKLLKFSHYSLRFANFKKPFYYLASLLKSTIESKSQALMKKRSYK, from the coding sequence ATGCAAACTATTGAAAAAACAGCTGTGTGTATTATTGGAGCAGGTCCTGCAGGTGCTGCAACATCTATGATGTTGTCCAATTTAAAAATTCATCATTATATTATTGACAAAGCAGTATTTCCAAGAGATAAAACTTGTGGTGATGGCTTAATTTTATACGCCTATAAGTCTATGGAGCTTTTAGGTGGAAATTTATTTCAAAACTTTTTAAAAAATCCTAAATTTATACATAGCAAGAATATTCAGTTACATATAGCAGATAATTTCCGAGTGAATTTTAAAGAAAGTAACGATAGAAATATGGTGATTTCTTATGCTAAAAGAATCGATTTTGATGATTTTTTAGTGAATCATTTGTCTGAAAAGTATGCTCACAAAAATTTCGGAAGTGCTGTTAAAACAATCGAAAATAGAGAAAATGGTGTTTTTCTTACGCTAAAAAATGGAAAGGAAATTTTATCGAAGGTTATTGTTGGTGCAGATGGAGCACAATCTATTGTGGCTAGAAAATTAGCGAAAAATAAGCCAAACAGTAAATTAATGTCCACGTTTGTTTGTGCATATTTTAAAGATGTTAAAAATTTACCATTAAAAAACGATGCAGAAGTCAGGTTAATTTATAAAAATGTTCTCTTATTTTTTTATGTTTTTCCATTGGCTGATGGTCATGTTAACGTAAGTTTAGGTGGTAGGTCTGATCAAATTAAAAAGCATCAAATCAATTTAGTTGAAGAGATAGAACATATTATAAAAACCCATAATAAAGTAAAGGATAAATTTTTAGGAGCAACCAAAGTTGGTTCTTGGCGAGGTTGGACGATTCCGTTTCATTTTGGTACTCAAAAAATTGTGGGAGATCGTTATTTGTTGGTAGGAGATGCAGCAGGTTTGTCTAATGCGTTTTACAAAGAAGGTATTGGTACAGGAATGATGTCTGGAATTATTGCTGCAAAAAATATAGAAAAGTGTTTACTTCAAAATAATTTTAGTGAAAATTTTCTAAGGAATTATGAGGAAGAAATAAAAAATGAATTTCATAAATTATTAAAATTTAGTCATTATTCATTACGATTTGCGAATTTTAAAAAGCCTTTTTATTATTTGGCTAGCTTATTAAAATCTACCATAGAAAGTAAAAGTCAAGCATTAATGAAGAAAAGAAGTTATAAATAG
- a CDS encoding antibiotic biosynthesis monooxygenase, with protein MIVDNLKTPYYAVIFTTILTDNQENYRETAKRMEALAKLQKGFLGIESARSELGITVSYWQSLEDITAWKNNIEHTEIRNLGREKWYKKYQLRICKVELEYGFEKKI; from the coding sequence ATGATTGTTGATAATTTAAAAACGCCCTATTATGCTGTTATTTTTACCACAATACTGACTGATAATCAAGAAAACTATAGAGAAACAGCCAAAAGAATGGAAGCTTTAGCAAAACTTCAAAAAGGATTTTTAGGAATTGAATCTGCAAGAAGTGAGTTAGGGATTACAGTTTCTTATTGGCAATCTTTAGAGGATATTACTGCCTGGAAAAATAATATTGAACATACAGAAATTAGAAACTTAGGTAGAGAAAAATGGTATAAAAAATACCAATTGCGTATTTGTAAAGTTGAACTTGAATATGGATTTGAAAAGAAGATTTAG
- a CDS encoding GNAT family N-acetyltransferase has translation MIFETERLLIRKLILDDLAPFHQLESNQNVLKYATGEVKNLSENKIELLDLIERYQKTYNDFWIYAIERKSDKKFIGTLALVKDGIDDEIGYRFLEKYWGNGYGFEVCKGTIAYCKQLKFKKLVGYVVDENKASVKILEKLDFKIVKKFISEGLQLLETKYELEL, from the coding sequence ATGATTTTTGAGACGGAAAGACTACTTATTAGAAAACTGATTTTAGACGATTTAGCACCTTTTCATCAGCTAGAAAGTAATCAAAATGTTTTAAAATATGCAACTGGAGAAGTTAAAAATCTTTCTGAAAATAAAATAGAGTTGTTAGATTTAATAGAACGATACCAAAAAACTTATAACGATTTTTGGATTTATGCTATTGAAAGAAAATCCGATAAAAAATTTATAGGCACTTTAGCCTTGGTAAAAGATGGAATTGATGATGAAATAGGGTATCGATTTTTAGAAAAATATTGGGGAAATGGCTATGGTTTTGAGGTTTGCAAAGGAACTATTGCATATTGTAAACAATTAAAATTTAAAAAGTTAGTGGGCTATGTTGTTGATGAAAATAAAGCTTCTGTCAAGATTTTAGAAAAATTAGACTTTAAAATTGTCAAGAAATTTATAAGTGAAGGTTTACAATTACTAGAAACAAAATACGAATTAGAATTATGA
- the mtaB gene encoding tRNA (N(6)-L-threonylcarbamoyladenosine(37)-C(2))-methylthiotransferase MtaB, translated as MIADKKVAFYTLGCKLNFSETSTIARNFVNEGFERVDFNEEADIYVINTCSVTDNADKRFKAIVKNALKKNDEAFLIAVGCYAQLKPEELAAVDGVDLVLGATEKFNVTSYINDLTKNNVGEVHSCEIGDADFYVGSYSIGDRTRAFLKVQDGCDYKCTYCTIPLARGISRSDTLENVIENAKEIASKGIKEIVLTGVNIGDYGKGEFGNKKHQHTFLDLVKKLDTVNDIHRLRISSIEPNLLKDETIEFVSESETFVPHFHIPLQSGSDALLKKMKRRYLRKTYTNRVARIKEVMPNACIGVDIIVGFPGETDELFLETYNYLNELDISYLHVFTYSERPNTEAVNLGGVVPKKTRAKRSKMLRGLSAKKRRSFYESQLGNSLTVLFENENKEGYINGFTENYVKVKTPWNPELVNKLHKITLTEIDDDGLVRFDFVKDAIAI; from the coding sequence ATGATTGCAGATAAAAAAGTAGCTTTTTATACATTAGGTTGCAAATTAAACTTTTCTGAAACCTCTACAATAGCACGTAATTTTGTAAACGAAGGTTTTGAACGTGTTGATTTTAATGAGGAAGCAGATATTTACGTAATAAATACCTGTTCTGTTACAGATAATGCTGACAAACGTTTTAAAGCCATTGTAAAAAATGCCTTAAAGAAAAACGACGAAGCTTTTTTAATTGCTGTAGGTTGTTATGCACAATTAAAACCTGAAGAATTAGCGGCTGTTGATGGTGTAGATTTGGTTTTAGGTGCTACTGAAAAATTTAATGTTACTTCTTACATTAACGATTTAACTAAAAATAACGTTGGTGAAGTGCATTCTTGTGAAATTGGTGATGCCGATTTTTATGTAGGTTCTTATTCTATTGGCGATAGAACTCGTGCCTTTTTAAAAGTACAAGATGGTTGTGATTATAAATGTACGTATTGCACAATTCCTTTAGCTCGTGGAATTTCTAGAAGCGATACTTTAGAAAATGTGATTGAAAATGCCAAGGAAATAGCATCCAAAGGAATTAAAGAAATTGTTTTGACAGGTGTGAATATTGGCGATTATGGAAAAGGTGAATTTGGCAATAAAAAACACCAACATACTTTTTTAGATTTGGTAAAAAAACTAGATACTGTAAATGATATTCATCGTTTGCGAATTTCATCAATAGAACCTAATTTACTAAAGGATGAAACGATTGAATTTGTTTCTGAATCTGAAACTTTTGTGCCTCATTTTCATATTCCTTTACAGTCTGGAAGTGATGCCTTGCTTAAGAAAATGAAACGCAGATATTTGCGTAAAACCTATACCAATAGAGTTGCAAGAATTAAAGAAGTAATGCCAAATGCTTGTATTGGTGTTGATATTATTGTTGGTTTTCCTGGTGAAACAGATGAATTATTTTTAGAAACCTACAATTATCTAAACGAATTAGATATTTCTTATTTACACGTGTTTACCTATTCTGAAAGACCCAATACTGAAGCTGTAAATTTAGGTGGTGTCGTTCCTAAAAAAACACGTGCAAAACGTAGTAAAATGCTGCGTGGTTTATCAGCTAAAAAAAGACGTTCTTTTTATGAAAGTCAATTAGGGAATTCCTTGACTGTTTTATTCGAAAATGAGAATAAAGAAGGGTACATCAATGGATTTACAGAAAATTACGTAAAAGTAAAAACTCCTTGGAATCCTGAACTTGTAAACAAATTGCACAAAATAACTTTAACTGAAATTGATGACGATGGTTTGGTTAGATTTGATTTTGTAAAAGATGCAATTGCCATATAA
- a CDS encoding alpha/beta hydrolase, with protein MPGLAAGPEIFYNLTLDPAIYEFHYLTWKKPLALEESIANYAMRMTEEIHHENPVLVGVSFGGIIVQEMSKFIDVKKIIIISSVKSTGELPKRFKIASKSKIYKLFPTQIVTNFESYAKYFVGKSLEKKAKIYKKYLSVRGKTYIKWSIHNAINWRQEKPIEGIVHIHGEKDEIFPIKSIKNCIRIKNGNHSMIILKAKEITKIIHENLTC; from the coding sequence ATGCCAGGATTAGCTGCTGGCCCAGAAATTTTTTACAATTTAACATTGGATCCAGCAATTTACGAGTTTCATTATTTAACCTGGAAAAAACCTTTGGCTTTAGAAGAAAGTATTGCTAATTACGCCATGAGAATGACAGAAGAAATTCATCATGAAAACCCTGTTTTAGTAGGCGTTTCTTTTGGCGGAATTATTGTACAAGAAATGAGTAAGTTTATTGATGTTAAAAAAATTATTATTATTTCTAGCGTAAAATCAACAGGAGAACTTCCAAAAAGGTTTAAAATAGCCAGTAAAAGTAAAATCTACAAATTATTTCCTACGCAAATTGTAACGAATTTTGAAAGTTATGCAAAATATTTTGTTGGAAAATCATTAGAAAAGAAAGCAAAGATTTACAAGAAATATCTTTCTGTTAGAGGGAAAACCTATATAAAATGGTCTATTCATAATGCAATTAATTGGAGACAAGAAAAACCGATCGAAGGAATTGTGCATATTCATGGAGAAAAAGACGAAATATTTCCTATTAAAAGTATTAAAAATTGCATCAGAATTAAAAATGGAAACCATTCTATGATTATTTTAAAAGCTAAAGAAATAACAAAAATAATTCACGAAAATTTAACTTGTTAA
- a CDS encoding lytic transglycosylase domain-containing protein, with the protein MNKSFRIISLLSVVSITILFINAMNKDEVKVEPASNTHKSYKIKSLTLPTNLNLAGERVPVEIPDVKERMERELLVNTYWQSNGLLLLKRANRYFPILEPLLKKYGLPDDFKFLALAESGFTDETSNVGAAGMWHFMKGTGKEYGLEINDNVDERYDIEKSTKVAAEYLRSSFERFNSWTLAAAAYNAGNYGVSRRLEAQEVTNYYDAKLPDETERYVFRILALKEIINNPEKYGFVFNKEDLYTSQKTTTVKVDTAITNITAFAKRYGMNYKEFKILNPWLREHHLNNKSRKMYEIKIPVK; encoded by the coding sequence ATGAATAAATCATTCAGAATTATATCTCTTTTAAGCGTTGTTTCAATTACTATTTTATTTATAAATGCCATGAATAAAGATGAAGTAAAAGTTGAGCCAGCTTCAAACACACATAAAAGCTACAAAATAAAATCTTTGACATTGCCTACAAATTTAAATTTGGCTGGTGAGCGAGTTCCTGTAGAAATACCTGATGTTAAAGAAAGAATGGAAAGGGAATTGTTGGTAAATACCTATTGGCAATCTAATGGTTTATTACTTTTAAAAAGAGCAAATAGATATTTTCCAATTTTAGAACCTTTATTAAAAAAATATGGTTTGCCAGACGATTTTAAGTTTTTAGCCTTGGCTGAAAGTGGTTTTACGGATGAAACCTCTAATGTTGGTGCAGCAGGAATGTGGCATTTTATGAAAGGAACAGGGAAAGAATATGGTTTGGAAATTAACGATAATGTTGATGAACGATATGATATTGAAAAATCTACAAAAGTAGCTGCTGAATACTTAAGAAGCTCTTTTGAACGTTTTAATTCTTGGACTTTGGCAGCAGCTGCCTACAATGCTGGTAACTATGGGGTTTCTAGAAGATTAGAAGCACAAGAAGTTACCAATTATTATGATGCTAAATTACCAGATGAAACTGAACGTTATGTGTTTAGAATTTTGGCATTGAAAGAAATTATAAACAATCCAGAAAAGTATGGTTTTGTTTTTAATAAAGAAGATTTATATACTTCTCAAAAAACAACAACTGTAAAAGTTGATACAGCTATTACAAATATTACTGCTTTTGCCAAAAGATATGGTATGAATTATAAAGAGTTTAAAATTCTTAATCCTTGGTTAAGAGAGCATCACTTAAACAATAAAAGTAGAAAAATGTACGAAATTAAAATTCCTGTAAAGTAG
- a CDS encoding YwbE family protein: MIIDGRKRENIKIGLFVEIVQKPHQRSGELTKGVVAKILTKSIQHPYGIKVQLESGLVGRVKNVIV; encoded by the coding sequence ATGATTATTGATGGTAGAAAAAGAGAAAACATTAAAATAGGTTTGTTTGTAGAAATTGTTCAGAAACCACATCAAAGAAGTGGCGAATTAACGAAAGGTGTTGTTGCTAAAATATTAACAAAATCTATACAACACCCTTATGGAATAAAAGTACAATTAGAATCTGGTTTGGTAGGTAGAGTTAAAAATGTTATTGTATAA
- a CDS encoding cold-shock protein gives MNKGTVKFFNESKGFGFITEEGSNKEHFVHVSGLIDEIRENDEVEFDLQDGRKGLNAVNVRVL, from the coding sequence ATGAATAAAGGTACCGTAAAATTTTTCAATGAATCTAAAGGATTTGGATTTATCACTGAAGAAGGATCAAACAAAGAACATTTTGTACATGTGTCAGGATTAATCGATGAAATTCGTGAAAACGATGAAGTTGAATTTGACTTACAAGATGGAAGAAAAGGATTAAACGCAGTAAACGTAAGAGTATTATAA
- a CDS encoding nitronate monooxygenase family protein, with protein MTNKITELFNIKYPIVQGGMIWVSGYKLASAVSNAGGLGLVGAGSMYPEVLREHIQKCKKATDKPFGVNVPMLYPQIEEIMNIIVDEGVKIVFTSAGNPKTWTSFLKEKGITVVHVVSSVKFALKAEAAGVDAVVCEGFEAGGHNGREETTTFTLIPMVKEQVKIPVIAAGGIGSGRGMLAAMVLGADAVQIGSRFAATLESSAHINFKNTIVDVKDGDTHVTLKELAPVRLVKNKFYQEIQELYLQNPTKEKLIELLGRARAKKGMFEGDLENGELEIGQIAGLIHEIKSAKDVLDEIVNEFNEVKALKNSF; from the coding sequence ATGACAAATAAAATCACAGAATTATTCAATATAAAATATCCAATTGTTCAAGGAGGAATGATTTGGGTTTCAGGTTATAAATTAGCTTCAGCGGTTTCGAATGCTGGTGGTTTGGGTTTAGTTGGAGCTGGATCTATGTATCCTGAAGTTTTAAGAGAACATATTCAAAAATGTAAAAAAGCAACAGACAAGCCTTTTGGTGTAAATGTGCCAATGTTATATCCTCAAATTGAGGAAATCATGAATATTATTGTTGATGAAGGAGTGAAAATCGTGTTCACTTCTGCTGGAAATCCAAAAACTTGGACATCCTTCTTAAAAGAAAAAGGAATTACAGTGGTACATGTTGTAAGCTCTGTAAAATTCGCTTTAAAAGCAGAGGCAGCTGGTGTAGATGCAGTAGTTTGCGAAGGTTTTGAAGCTGGAGGACATAATGGACGTGAAGAAACTACAACCTTCACTTTAATACCAATGGTTAAAGAACAGGTTAAAATTCCTGTAATTGCAGCTGGAGGAATTGGTTCAGGAAGAGGAATGTTAGCAGCAATGGTTTTAGGAGCAGATGCTGTTCAAATAGGAAGTAGGTTTGCTGCCACTTTAGAATCTTCTGCTCACATCAACTTTAAAAATACAATTGTTGATGTAAAAGATGGAGATACACATGTAACCTTGAAAGAATTAGCGCCAGTAAGATTGGTAAAGAATAAATTTTATCAAGAAATTCAGGAATTGTATTTGCAAAATCCAACGAAAGAGAAATTAATAGAATTATTAGGAAGAGCAAGAGCCAAAAAAGGAATGTTTGAGGGTGATTTAGAGAATGGAGAACTTGAAATTGGGCAAATAGCAGGTTTAATCCACGAAATAAAATCAGCTAAGGATGTTTTAGACGAAATTGTAAACGAATTTAATGAGGTTAAAGCGTTGAAAAACAGTTTTTAA